The proteins below come from a single Parachlamydiales bacterium genomic window:
- a CDS encoding zeta toxin family protein, protein MNSALSPRLRMFAGPNGSGKSTIKSVVGTQLLGFYINPDEMEAEIRRQGFLDFHPFSIQTTHKEVLAFFSNSTLLKKASLSDKVSSLEFEGSCLHFKNIEINAYFASVAADFIRQKLIENNSPFTFETVMSSEDKIELLQYAKLKGYRTYLYYVATEDPEINISRVKHRVKMGGHPVPEDKIISRYGRSLELLIEAVKLSDRAYIFDNSGHEHVWLAEVTEGKILEMKVDSMPMWFKNSLWDKFLKKP, encoded by the coding sequence ATGAACTCTGCTTTAAGTCCACGCCTAAGGATGTTTGCTGGCCCAAATGGTTCCGGTAAAAGCACGATAAAATCTGTAGTAGGCACTCAGCTTTTAGGTTTTTATATTAATCCTGATGAGATGGAGGCAGAAATCCGCCGTCAAGGATTTTTAGATTTTCATCCTTTTTCCATCCAAACAACACACAAAGAAGTATTAGCTTTTTTTTCTAATTCTACTCTTTTAAAAAAAGCTAGTCTTTCTGATAAAGTTTCCTCTCTTGAATTTGAGGGGAGTTGTTTGCATTTCAAAAATATTGAAATAAATGCCTATTTTGCCTCTGTTGCAGCGGATTTTATTCGTCAAAAACTCATAGAAAATAATAGTCCATTCACTTTTGAAACGGTGATGTCTTCAGAAGATAAAATTGAGCTCTTGCAATACGCAAAGTTAAAAGGATACAGAACTTACCTTTATTATGTAGCTACAGAAGATCCAGAAATCAATATCTCCCGTGTAAAACATCGTGTAAAGATGGGTGGTCATCCTGTTCCTGAAGATAAGATAATTAGCCGTTATGGCAGATCACTTGAGTTATTAATAGAGGCAGTGAAGTTGTCTGATCGCGCTTATATTTTTGATAATTCAGGACATGAGCACGTATGGCTTGCTGAGGTTACAGAAGGCAAAATCCTGGAAATGAAAGTTGATTCGATGCCTATGTGGTTTAAAAACTCTCTATGGGACAAATTTCTAAAAAAACCATAA
- a CDS encoding FAD-dependent monooxygenase — protein sequence MQHIPVLIVGAGPSGLAVALELTRFGIPVRIIDRKATQTLTTNAAGIQTRTIEILEHIGIVKEFLDRGVVTKSLEIHSQKRRLAKVPLDVVDSFHKFILMLPQSDTEHILNHELEKLNVRVERNVEFIELRQENNKVISSLKYLDGKTEIVESDWLVGCDGYNSAVRNHANIKMVGKDFDQEFFVADVRLKSKFDRSSVNMIINKGTLIGIFSLPNDQNDKFRIVGNVGKDQNKDKFTENEIKQIVEGYTEGECEVIEVIWSSPFWIHSKVASKLRNQSVFIAGDAAHVHSPAGAQGMNTGLQDAFNLSWKLALVINNKAQPTILDSYQEERYPIIKNVIKFTEALAFLGLTNNSFLQGIRNFIFRNVTDKVRFIQRKMVGLITQTALKYKNSHIIIKQSNGHSSGPQPGERAPDLVLSENRRLYDYLRNNQHNLLLFTGPAPTTESIESIQDAYHKISDQLGSLIKPYIVSDKKINVPNLIQDNDLALHTRYAVSKPSMCLIRPDQYIGLFMGEVNPSLLGELLQKVGFQPIQ from the coding sequence GTGCAACATATCCCCGTATTAATTGTAGGTGCCGGTCCTTCCGGATTAGCAGTAGCTTTGGAATTAACCCGATTTGGTATACCTGTTCGAATTATCGATCGCAAAGCTACCCAGACTTTAACCACCAATGCAGCAGGAATTCAAACTAGAACCATTGAAATACTAGAGCATATAGGTATTGTCAAAGAATTCTTAGATAGAGGTGTAGTCACCAAATCACTTGAAATTCATAGTCAGAAAAGAAGACTCGCCAAAGTTCCCCTAGATGTTGTGGACTCTTTTCATAAATTCATACTCATGCTGCCCCAGTCAGATACAGAACACATATTAAATCATGAATTAGAAAAATTGAATGTGCGAGTCGAAAGAAATGTTGAATTTATCGAGTTAAGACAAGAGAACAATAAGGTTATTTCCTCGCTAAAATATTTAGATGGAAAGACGGAAATAGTTGAAAGCGATTGGCTAGTAGGTTGCGACGGCTATAATAGTGCGGTGCGTAACCATGCTAATATCAAAATGGTAGGAAAAGACTTCGATCAAGAGTTTTTTGTCGCAGATGTACGCCTTAAATCGAAATTTGATCGTTCCTCAGTAAATATGATCATCAATAAAGGAACCCTTATAGGTATATTTTCTCTTCCCAATGATCAAAATGATAAGTTTCGTATTGTAGGCAACGTAGGAAAGGATCAAAACAAGGATAAGTTTACAGAAAATGAGATAAAACAAATTGTGGAGGGCTATACAGAAGGAGAATGTGAAGTTATCGAAGTGATCTGGTCATCACCTTTTTGGATCCATAGCAAAGTTGCATCCAAGTTACGCAATCAATCCGTATTCATTGCAGGAGATGCTGCTCATGTACATTCTCCGGCAGGAGCTCAGGGAATGAATACAGGCCTGCAAGATGCCTTTAATCTTAGCTGGAAACTAGCATTGGTTATCAACAATAAAGCCCAACCGACAATTCTAGATAGCTACCAGGAAGAACGCTACCCCATCATTAAAAACGTCATCAAATTCACTGAAGCATTAGCGTTTCTTGGACTCACTAATAATTCATTTTTGCAAGGCATTAGAAATTTCATTTTTAGAAATGTCACGGATAAGGTCAGGTTTATCCAACGTAAAATGGTCGGTCTTATTACACAAACCGCATTGAAATATAAAAATAGTCATATCATCATTAAGCAATCTAATGGACATTCTTCCGGTCCACAGCCCGGGGAACGTGCACCCGATCTAGTATTATCGGAAAACAGAAGGCTTTATGACTATTTACGCAATAACCAGCACAATTTATTGCTCTTCACAGGGCCTGCACCTACCACAGAATCGATTGAATCCATCCAAGATGCATATCATAAAATATCCGATCAATTGGGTAGTTTGATAAAACCCTACATCGTCTCTGATAAGAAAATAAACGTACCCAATCTAATCCAAGATAATGATTTAGCCCTTCACACACGCTACGCAGTCAGCAAACCAAGTATGTGCTTAATCCGCCCCGACCAATATATTGGTCTGTTTATGGGCGAAGTGAATCCAAGTTTGCTGGGTGAATTATTACAGAAGGTAGGATTTCAACCGATACAATAA
- a CDS encoding protein-tyrosine phosphatase family protein, with translation MGLENNLRTSLSSMTETSQFKSIVEKASVNQLASVFNKALTSAPPEKKTVIIKNMQNALNIKSQQKLPSSIFNKLFGRPSEKQKLQREMNNFQLTHGNPLQQKREASLAKVTSLNQEMKNSPEIHNSLKFYFPRDSDLHEMLNIMADNNVTFADVKDDLSKFITDNQFQKISTVRTGIENLLRNSRPKPKMTQQSAAKSASDFSMPLSNSLRQLRLNPSSQNSSLILNNLNSGAITIQKFESNISKLMSEFNKHPDVMNHFTGLSQMESDNIICDLAANNKTWGDFSSSIAPKVSSSEMWSKLQSFNGNLKGPYVPSGMLRPSFTDVKLPANSAVKFSIGNQQPALWVHASHVKMQDNSQYILSQHPGFPDEAGGNNAAYFWKMAGQENVTMVIDLSQPGDSHTSAYHPQTPGKMTFQDHTGGKTTVELREKPIEKDGVITYKLFIDNHDGKEPKEITRMHYTGWKDFGGAEGNKVLDLINTVDNANSDKMCVHCRAGVGRSGTFTVLRTVKHLVDSGVITKDNYGDKLLEIIKDVRTQRGSMTVQTEDQVKMLLDSTKTLLGLQ, from the coding sequence ATGGGATTAGAGAATAATCTAAGAACGTCGTTAAGCTCGATGACTGAAACAAGTCAGTTTAAATCTATAGTTGAAAAAGCCTCAGTTAATCAATTAGCCAGTGTTTTCAATAAAGCTTTAACTAGCGCTCCCCCTGAAAAGAAAACTGTTATTATAAAAAATATGCAGAATGCTCTTAATATAAAGAGCCAGCAAAAACTTCCTAGTAGTATATTTAATAAATTATTTGGCAGGCCTTCAGAAAAACAAAAACTGCAAAGAGAAATGAATAATTTCCAGCTGACTCATGGAAATCCTTTGCAGCAAAAACGTGAGGCTAGTCTAGCAAAAGTGACATCCTTAAATCAGGAAATGAAGAATAGTCCTGAGATACACAACTCTTTGAAATTTTATTTTCCTAGGGATTCGGATCTGCATGAAATGCTTAATATCATGGCAGATAACAATGTTACTTTCGCTGATGTTAAAGATGACTTAAGTAAATTTATCACAGACAATCAATTCCAAAAAATATCTACAGTAAGAACAGGCATAGAAAATTTATTAAGAAATAGTAGGCCAAAACCTAAAATGACACAGCAAAGTGCTGCTAAAAGCGCTTCTGATTTTAGTATGCCCTTATCAAATTCCTTAAGGCAGCTGCGATTAAACCCCAGTTCTCAAAACAGTAGTTTGATATTAAATAATTTAAATTCAGGGGCTATAACTATTCAAAAGTTCGAAAGCAATATTTCAAAATTGATGAGTGAATTTAACAAACATCCAGATGTAATGAATCACTTTACAGGATTGTCGCAAATGGAGAGCGACAACATTATTTGTGATTTGGCTGCAAATAACAAAACCTGGGGCGATTTTAGTTCATCCATTGCCCCAAAAGTTTCTTCAAGTGAAATGTGGAGTAAACTTCAAAGTTTCAATGGAAATCTTAAAGGTCCATATGTCCCTTCCGGTATGTTAAGGCCTTCCTTTACCGATGTTAAGTTACCGGCCAACAGTGCTGTCAAATTCTCCATCGGAAATCAGCAGCCGGCCCTTTGGGTACATGCTAGCCATGTCAAAATGCAGGATAACTCTCAATATATTTTATCACAGCATCCTGGCTTTCCGGATGAAGCGGGTGGAAATAATGCAGCATATTTTTGGAAGATGGCGGGTCAAGAGAATGTGACAATGGTTATAGACCTTTCACAACCGGGCGACTCTCATACTTCTGCTTATCATCCACAAACTCCCGGGAAAATGACCTTTCAGGACCATACTGGAGGAAAGACTACAGTAGAACTTAGAGAAAAACCTATTGAAAAAGACGGAGTGATTACCTACAAGCTTTTCATTGATAACCACGATGGCAAAGAACCAAAGGAAATTACCCGCATGCATTATACAGGGTGGAAAGATTTTGGGGGAGCTGAGGGGAATAAAGTCCTCGATTTGATTAATACTGTAGATAATGCAAATTCAGATAAAATGTGCGTACATTGCCGAGCCGGAGTAGGACGTTCCGGGACTTTTACCGTATTGAGAACTGTAAAGCACTTGGTCGATAGCGGGGTGATTACTAAAGATAATTATGGTGACAAACTTTTGGAAATCATCAAAGACGTTCGCACCCAACGGGGATCAATGACAGTGCAAACTGAAGATCAGGTAAAAATGCTTTTAGACTCTACTAAGACTCTCTTGGGATTGCAGTAG
- a CDS encoding ankyrin repeat domain-containing protein, protein MAIFFLLFLNISTFQASPYNFLETQKTTPLHKAIAENNPHLLNQLLDQGTQIDLPDSNEVSPLEYAIEMEYIECIKLLLERNASLQNQKDGKELLLAYIEFCNYEIARLLIDAGADIHARDFNNRTPLHCALRSYYWEPKKKAIYLLEKGADVNSKDGEGNTPLHYAAKCGDIPLIQLLLRYGADKSSKNLNGETPYDVAHFCTHYSSALRVLMPTLDFPGRKTPPRLPAKKSDKFCLNPRIAEELVTWMSDKDDQIIGINTSQNNSQYFVKDLNTNHIDYYYEGNFPYFFVYEHVGKTDNGVDVVLTFERTGGSGLFEHLLLLVFEKDYSTEVDWKNHSIKPGKVRRQAIKLGEIGLGDRWHGEVTIKNNTLQISEDEGHYHQNDAYELELTPWSNAHTLPLMPQKQMSFVNKTPYINPRIIQDLCTWPMDKSDAITKIYLDDSVSPNRFYCHTFDTKDPTYVQFEKNGTYPECFRYTYVGKTSAGIHAILTQEQMASPVIYTNLLLINFTEAIQLRHNLHTQILSPQKRIAINKVGQVRLDNNWKGEVKIIGNTLYFTQANNRPIDFLTINVP, encoded by the coding sequence TTGGCTATATTTTTTTTATTATTCCTGAACATTTCGACTTTCCAGGCAAGCCCCTACAACTTTCTTGAAACTCAAAAAACAACCCCATTACACAAAGCAATCGCTGAAAATAATCCGCATTTATTAAACCAACTCCTGGATCAAGGCACACAAATAGATCTTCCCGATAGCAATGAAGTTTCTCCCCTTGAATATGCTATCGAAATGGAATATATCGAATGTATCAAGCTTTTATTAGAACGCAACGCTTCCCTTCAAAATCAGAAGGATGGCAAAGAACTACTCCTAGCATACATTGAATTTTGCAACTATGAAATCGCCCGCCTATTAATCGATGCCGGTGCAGATATCCATGCAAGAGATTTTAATAACAGAACACCGCTTCATTGCGCCCTAAGAAGTTATTATTGGGAACCCAAAAAGAAAGCTATTTATCTATTAGAAAAAGGGGCCGACGTTAATTCCAAAGATGGGGAAGGTAATACTCCGCTTCATTATGCAGCCAAATGCGGCGATATTCCTCTAATCCAATTGCTCCTTAGATATGGCGCTGACAAATCTTCTAAAAATTTAAATGGAGAGACTCCCTACGATGTGGCACATTTTTGCACCCATTATTCTTCTGCCCTGAGAGTCTTAATGCCTACTCTAGACTTTCCCGGCAGGAAAACACCTCCACGCTTACCTGCAAAAAAGTCAGATAAATTTTGCCTCAATCCAAGAATTGCTGAGGAACTTGTCACCTGGATGAGCGATAAAGATGATCAAATCATTGGAATTAACACCTCTCAAAACAACAGCCAATATTTTGTCAAAGACTTAAACACAAACCATATTGACTACTATTATGAAGGGAACTTCCCCTACTTCTTTGTCTATGAACATGTGGGTAAAACAGATAATGGTGTGGATGTCGTCTTAACTTTTGAACGTACGGGTGGTAGCGGTTTATTCGAACACCTTCTACTTCTTGTCTTTGAAAAGGATTACTCTACAGAAGTTGACTGGAAAAACCACTCCATCAAACCAGGAAAGGTACGTAGACAGGCAATAAAACTAGGTGAAATAGGTTTGGGCGATCGCTGGCATGGAGAAGTTACAATTAAAAATAATACCCTACAGATAAGCGAAGATGAAGGACATTATCACCAAAACGACGCCTACGAATTGGAACTTACACCTTGGTCTAATGCACATACCCTCCCCTTAATGCCTCAAAAACAAATGAGTTTCGTAAATAAAACTCCTTATATAAACCCTCGGATAATACAAGACCTATGCACCTGGCCTATGGATAAAAGTGACGCTATCACGAAAATTTATTTAGATGATTCTGTAAGTCCCAACAGATTCTATTGCCATACTTTTGATACTAAGGACCCTACCTATGTCCAGTTTGAAAAAAACGGAACATATCCAGAATGCTTCAGATATACCTATGTGGGTAAAACAAGCGCCGGCATACACGCTATACTCACACAAGAACAAATGGCCAGCCCTGTAATTTATACGAATCTTTTGCTCATCAATTTTACCGAAGCAATCCAACTCCGACATAACCTGCACACGCAGATCCTTTCACCTCAAAAAAGAATTGCAATCAATAAGGTCGGACAAGTACGTTTGGATAACAACTGGAAAGGTGAGGTAAAAATCATAGGCAATACTCTTTATTTTACTCAGGCAAACAATCGCCCTATAGACTTCCTCACCATCAATGTCCCTTAA
- a CDS encoding DUF202 domain-containing protein, producing MNIPSAKPGITNPLDINTELAVTRTRLAADRTLLSWIRTAIAMITFGFGIIKFFEFFKALPNTYSHPHLEHISSLGSFLILMGILILIPGYVEQRKALKMLNRLDGLHPWSYASIVAILVALIGLYALYNVTM from the coding sequence ATGAATATTCCTTCGGCTAAGCCAGGCATCACAAATCCTTTAGATATAAATACTGAACTTGCTGTCACACGTACGCGACTTGCTGCCGACAGGACCCTCCTATCTTGGATAAGAACTGCGATTGCTATGATAACGTTCGGTTTTGGGATTATTAAATTTTTCGAGTTTTTTAAAGCCCTTCCAAATACCTATTCTCATCCCCATTTGGAACATATTTCTTCTCTGGGTTCTTTTTTAATATTGATGGGAATTTTGATTTTGATTCCCGGATATGTAGAGCAAAGAAAAGCATTGAAGATGCTGAATCGGCTAGATGGACTTCACCCGTGGAGCTACGCATCCATTGTAGCGATACTTGTCGCGCTGATAGGTCTCTATGCATTGTACAATGTGACAATGTGA
- the pepT gene encoding peptidase T: MDIIPMNNLLKRFLRYVKIDTQANEHSTSSPSTAKQLNLSKMLEEECRALKLADVSISENGIVIATIPATGKHSAPVIVWNSHVDTSPEYSGTNVNPILHENYDGKDITLPCSPSKTLFVNDNPDLAHLINTTIITTDGTTLLGADDKAGIAIIMTAAEHLQAHPEIPHGPIRVCFTVDEEIGRGTVGLDMEKLGGVCGYTLDASGAGKIDVETFSANLAVVTVKGINSHPSEAKAKGMVNAVRILSQFIAKLPSQTLSPEHTEGRDGFIHPYAIEGGVAEARARLILRDFDTAKLDEQAHLLDAIAKELNAEHPKASINVSITKQYRNMGEGLKKEPRAVKYALQAMQAAGLKPIADIIRGGTDGAVMTEKGLPCPNLSSGQHNPHSPLEWASLWEMEKAVEVLVHLAEIWGKEKT; encoded by the coding sequence ATGGATATAATCCCCATGAACAATCTTTTAAAACGCTTCCTACGCTATGTCAAAATAGATACCCAAGCCAATGAACATAGCACATCCTCCCCGAGCACAGCCAAACAACTTAACCTTAGCAAGATGCTAGAAGAAGAATGCCGCGCCCTAAAACTCGCAGATGTCTCCATCAGTGAAAATGGCATTGTCATAGCCACTATACCTGCCACAGGAAAACATTCAGCCCCAGTCATCGTCTGGAATTCTCATGTAGATACTTCACCCGAATATTCAGGAACTAATGTCAATCCTATCCTTCACGAAAATTATGATGGAAAAGACATTACTCTTCCCTGCAGCCCCTCTAAAACACTATTTGTCAATGACAACCCTGACCTTGCACACTTAATCAATACAACCATCATCACCACAGACGGCACCACCTTGCTCGGAGCAGACGACAAGGCCGGCATTGCCATTATTATGACTGCAGCCGAACATCTGCAGGCCCACCCTGAGATCCCTCACGGCCCCATACGCGTTTGCTTTACTGTCGACGAAGAAATCGGCCGCGGCACTGTAGGGTTAGATATGGAAAAATTAGGCGGCGTCTGCGGATATACTTTAGATGCCTCCGGAGCAGGTAAAATCGACGTAGAAACCTTCTCCGCTAACCTCGCCGTAGTCACTGTTAAAGGAATCAACTCCCACCCCTCAGAAGCTAAAGCGAAAGGAATGGTTAATGCCGTAAGGATCCTTTCCCAATTCATTGCAAAGCTTCCCTCCCAAACCCTTTCCCCCGAACATACCGAAGGACGCGACGGCTTTATCCACCCCTATGCAATCGAAGGCGGAGTCGCAGAGGCACGTGCCAGACTTATCTTGCGTGACTTCGACACCGCCAAATTGGACGAACAAGCGCATCTATTAGATGCGATCGCCAAAGAATTGAATGCAGAACATCCCAAAGCCTCAATCAATGTTTCCATTACGAAACAATATCGCAATATGGGCGAAGGTCTTAAAAAAGAGCCCCGGGCTGTAAAATATGCATTGCAAGCTATGCAGGCCGCAGGACTTAAACCTATTGCTGATATCATCCGTGGCGGAACCGATGGAGCTGTGATGACAGAAAAAGGCCTTCCCTGTCCTAACCTTTCCAGCGGCCAGCATAACCCGCATTCTCCCCTGGAATGGGCAAGCTTATGGGAAATGGAAAAAGCAGTAGAGGTTTTGGTACACTTAGCAGAAATCTGGGGAAAAGAGAAAACCTAA
- the corA gene encoding magnesium/cobalt transporter CorA: MQKRSLVNRAKKQGMPPGTLINLGEQNTADQRIDLIDYTQDELLILEDITFEESMKYLNQSSCTWLHIRGLSDPHLIEKLGATLDLHPLILEDVLNPSQRSKLDEYQHHLFLVLRLLRYDENVKQLQDEQINIIFTKNYVVTISEKEHPLFEPIKQRIRSPTSRLRRNGTDYLCYALIDAIVDYYFILLVQIDDQLNALEDSLGNNTDEQQGIEAIQKLKKEISYLQKAIWPVRELINQLIRNDNTLFKNTTKTYLHDVYDHIIQAVDTIDNFREQTLSLVDMHMSLSSKRLNETMKVLTVVSTIFVPLTFLASIYGMNFLKVPGIDYEWGFHILIISMVIVGIIMVSYFKSKKWI; the protein is encoded by the coding sequence ATGCAAAAACGTTCACTTGTCAACAGAGCAAAGAAACAGGGTATGCCTCCCGGGACACTCATTAATCTGGGAGAACAAAATACAGCAGACCAGCGTATCGATCTTATCGATTACACCCAAGACGAACTGTTGATCCTCGAAGACATCACTTTTGAAGAATCCATGAAGTACCTGAATCAATCCTCCTGTACTTGGTTGCATATTCGCGGACTTAGCGACCCCCACCTCATCGAAAAATTAGGCGCCACTTTAGACCTCCACCCCCTTATCCTTGAAGATGTCCTTAACCCCAGCCAACGCTCCAAACTAGACGAATACCAACATCACCTATTTCTAGTGTTAAGGCTGCTGCGCTATGACGAGAACGTCAAGCAGCTGCAAGACGAGCAGATAAATATCATTTTCACAAAGAACTATGTCGTCACCATCAGTGAAAAAGAACACCCTCTTTTTGAACCTATCAAGCAACGTATCCGCTCTCCCACAAGCCGCCTACGCAGAAATGGTACCGATTACCTATGCTATGCCCTTATTGACGCTATTGTAGATTACTATTTCATCCTCCTAGTGCAAATCGATGACCAACTGAATGCCCTAGAGGACTCGCTCGGAAATAACACAGACGAACAACAGGGCATTGAAGCCATACAGAAACTAAAAAAAGAAATCTCTTATCTTCAAAAAGCCATCTGGCCAGTAAGAGAGCTTATCAACCAGCTCATCCGTAACGACAATACACTCTTTAAAAATACGACTAAAACTTATCTGCATGACGTCTATGATCACATCATCCAAGCTGTCGATACCATCGATAACTTTAGAGAGCAAACTTTAAGCCTTGTCGACATGCACATGTCCCTCTCCTCTAAACGCCTTAACGAAACAATGAAAGTGTTGACCGTGGTCTCAACTATATTCGTTCCCCTCACTTTCCTAGCCAGCATCTATGGCATGAACTTCTTAAAAGTCCCCGGAATAGATTACGAATGGGGCTTCCATATTCTTATCATAAGCATGGTCATTGTCGGCATCATTATGGTAAGCTATTTCAAAAGCAAAAAATGGATATAA
- a CDS encoding RtcB family protein, protein MSDLRKLAPATYELEKEGNMRVPGLVIASQVMLEEGGLDEAMGQLRNVAHLPGIVGHSIAMPDMHWGYGFPIGGVAAFDAEKGIISPGGVGYDINCGVRLAIVPELFKNISPSQREQILGTIFKNVPSGVGNVHKDAHVLTDKDYAQIAQRGAGWSIEHGFGFKEDLEHTESHGLIPGANMESVSEEARVRGRGQLGTIGSGNHFVEIGEIEKILLPEVASAWGVEQGQTYILIHSGSRGFGHQVCQDTLNAFIKKGFDSRLPDKQLVCAPISSHEGKTYLEAMAAAANFAFNNRQQILHWVRESFKSVLGIRPEHIPLLYDVCHNIAKFETHTVNGKPRKLCVHRKGATRAFGKGARELTPLYQSTGQPVLVPGDMGRASYLMVGLGNPLTWCSSCHGAGRARSRHQSTKAWQHKDPIKHMQSMGVMVKANSTRTIVEEMPDAYKDVDVVVAAVQEAGLAQMVARLKPSLVVKG, encoded by the coding sequence ATGTCTGATCTACGCAAACTAGCGCCTGCAACTTACGAATTGGAGAAAGAGGGGAATATGCGCGTGCCCGGCTTAGTCATCGCTTCTCAAGTAATGCTTGAGGAAGGTGGACTGGATGAGGCAATGGGACAGCTACGTAATGTTGCCCATCTTCCGGGGATTGTGGGACATAGTATTGCCATGCCGGATATGCATTGGGGGTATGGATTTCCCATCGGTGGGGTTGCAGCTTTTGATGCCGAGAAGGGTATTATCAGCCCTGGGGGTGTAGGCTATGATATTAACTGTGGGGTGCGTTTAGCTATTGTTCCGGAGCTATTTAAAAATATCAGTCCTTCTCAGCGTGAACAAATTTTAGGGACAATATTTAAAAACGTTCCCTCCGGTGTTGGAAACGTACATAAAGATGCGCATGTCCTTACAGATAAGGATTATGCACAAATTGCACAAAGGGGAGCAGGATGGTCCATAGAACATGGATTTGGTTTTAAAGAAGACCTTGAGCACACGGAAAGCCACGGCTTGATTCCGGGGGCAAACATGGAATCTGTTTCAGAGGAAGCACGGGTGCGAGGCAGAGGGCAGTTGGGGACGATAGGGTCAGGTAATCATTTTGTGGAGATCGGTGAAATTGAAAAGATCTTGCTTCCTGAAGTTGCTTCAGCTTGGGGAGTAGAACAAGGCCAGACGTATATTTTAATCCATTCCGGATCTAGGGGCTTTGGACATCAGGTATGCCAGGATACCCTGAATGCATTTATCAAAAAAGGCTTCGACAGTAGATTGCCGGACAAGCAACTGGTTTGTGCACCTATATCAAGCCATGAAGGTAAAACTTATTTGGAGGCAATGGCTGCAGCAGCTAATTTTGCCTTTAATAATCGGCAGCAGATACTTCACTGGGTAAGGGAGTCGTTTAAAAGCGTGTTGGGAATAAGGCCAGAGCATATTCCGCTGTTATACGACGTATGCCATAATATTGCCAAATTCGAAACGCACACAGTGAATGGCAAGCCCCGTAAGTTATGCGTACACCGTAAAGGGGCCACACGTGCATTTGGAAAGGGAGCTAGAGAGTTAACACCGCTCTATCAAAGTACCGGTCAACCGGTATTAGTTCCGGGTGATATGGGTAGAGCTAGTTATTTGATGGTGGGGTTAGGCAATCCTTTAACGTGGTGTAGTTCTTGCCACGGTGCGGGGAGAGCAAGAAGCCGCCATCAGTCGACAAAGGCTTGGCAGCATAAAGACCCTATTAAACACATGCAGAGTATGGGTGTTATGGTCAAAGCGAACTCTACACGAACGATTGTGGAGGAAATGCCGGATGCCTACAAGGATGTGGATGTTGTGGTTGCAGCGGTTCAAGAGGCTGGATTAGCCCAAATGGTTGCGCGTTTGAAACCGAGCTTGGTTGTAAAAGGTTAG